GTATATTTTTCTGCCACAGTTTACACAAACAGGGCAGCAACGTTATGCCCACGGTGAAGCTATCGTTAACTATCTTGCGCGTAAAGAGGCGGCAACGCACAGTGGGCGGCGGCGGAAAGGGGAAACACGGAAACTGGATTACGCTTTGTTAGGTTGGGCGGTCTCGGCAAACCTTGGCAGAGAATGGGCAGCACGTATCACCCCATCACTCACAACGGCTGTTCGCGCCCCGGAAATTGCCCGTAGTGGCGTTTTATTCTCATTGCAGATGCACCTGAGTCTGGGGGCCAATACCAGTTTGTTGGGGCGAAGTTATTCCGGTGGTGGTGCTGGCGGCGTTGCGGGTGGCGGAGGCGGTGGTGGCTGGTAATCAAGCTGATGTTAATCGAAACAAGCTTTAACCATAAAGATAGTGTAGTATGTTGCGCCTCAAAGCCAGGCCAGTTAAAACGTCGAGTCGTTTAGTTAGGGCCTGAAGAGTTCAAACAGACTTTACTATCAGTGAGTCAGATGTAAGTTCTGACTCACTGTTGCACAAAAGCATATCAGACGCCTGGGAAGGCGACACCAAAAGGAAGCTCTATGAGCGAAAAGCTACAGAAAGTGCTGGCGCGTGCCGGCCACGGTTCTCGCCGTGAAATCGAATCTATTATTGAAGCCGGTCGCGTGAGTGTTGATGGCAAAATTGCTAAACTCGGCGATCGCGTTGAAGTTACCCCTGGACTGAAAATTCGTATCGATGGTCATCTGATTTCGGTACGTGAGTCCGCTGAACAAATTTGTCGCGTTCTGGCCTATTACAAACCGGAAGGTGAGTTGTGTACCCGTAACGATCCGGAAGGGCGCCCGACGGTGTTTGATCGCCTGCCAAAACTGCGTGGCGCACGCTGGATTGCCGTAGGTCGTCTGGATGTTAACACCTGTGGTCTGTTGCTGTTCACCACCGATGGTGAACTGGCAAACCGTTTAATGCACCCCAGCCGTGAAGTTGAACGTGAATATGCCGTGCGTGTATTTGGTCAGGTTGACGACGCGAAACTGCGTGATTTGAGTCGCGGCGTGCAACTGGAAGATGGTCCGGCAGCCTTTAAAACCATCAAGTTCAGCGGCGGCGAAGGGATCAACCAGTGGTACAACGTTACTCTGACCGAAGGTCGTAACCGTGAAGTTCGTCGTCTGTGGGAAGCGGTTGGTGTACAGGTAAGTCGCCTGATCCGTGTGCGTTACGGTGATATTCCACTGCCAAAAGGTCTGCCACGCGGCGGCTGGACTGAGCTGGATCTCGCCCAGACAAACTATCTGCGTGAACTGGTGGAGCTGCCGCCAGAAACCAGCTCTAAAGTCGCTGTAGAAAAAGATCGTCGCCGTATGAAGGCGAATCAAATTCGACGTGCGGTGAAACGTCACAGTCAGGTGAGTGGCGGTCGTCGTTCTGGTGGACGTAATAATAACGGTTAATTTAAGTTAAGTATAAAATAAAGGCCCTGCGGGGCCTTTTCTTCATTTGAAGCATGATAAATAGTCGCAGTATTTTAATTTAATTTCATACTTGCTTATGAATAATGCCCGGAAATAGCCACATTACTATTTAATTATCTGAGATAAACTCAACGTCAAGAGGTGGGTTATGATTAGATATAGTGGAATATTTCTATCGCTGTTAATGCTTTCAGGTTGTGCAACTGAAGCATTGAAAAACGAACAAGCTGAAACTGTTATTACTGCGGGTAACAAAGCGGTGGCGGCGAATGCAAGTTTCTTTAAACAATACTATGCTTCTCGTGAAAACTTCCTTGTTAATTTCTACGCGACTAATCCGGATTGTGCCCTGCGACCTGATTATACCATTGATATAGGCGGTGATGGGAATGGTGGAAAATTATGCCAGCGTTCAGGGCCAAATACAAAACAAGTACAATTAGTCCCTTTCGAGAAAGAAAAATTACTGGCTTCAATGGAAGTCATTAATAGCATGAGCGCTTATGTGGAACTTCTGACAGAGGATATGGCAACTACGGAAAGTCAGCAAGTGGCATTACTTAAACAGGCTCTGGATCACGCAAACAACGCACAAACACTACTTGGTGTTTCACATAGCAAAGATTTAGCTCAATCTGCAGCAGCGGTTAAAGATTTAGTAAATTATTTCAATGAGTTATATATAATAAAAGTTAATTCTGGAAAATAGGCAAAACGGTAGATGAAAGCTGGGTAAGACTTATAAGGAACATGGCAGTTTTGCGCAATGATATTTATACAAAAAGCAATAAGATTGAAAATTATACCTTTGCGAATGTGCATGATAATATGTTTTATTATAATACGGCATCTAAAAACTCTAAGAATACAGAGTTTAACACTCTGAAAAACAGGAAGGAGTTTCTAAGTTCAGTAATCAATGTGAATGAAACCAGACTACAGGTATCGGCACCTGCCATGCCTGCGATTGAGGCTTTAAATGCCTTTATAGATAAGGGTGATTATCTGAAAAGCTTATACGTTAATAAAACACGCACGGCAGCTGAACAAAAAAGATTAAATGAAATATTACGCGCACAGGTCATTAGTGGGTTAAAGGCGTCTGAGGGGCTGGCAAAATTACTTATAGCCAGCGGAATAATGTTATAGGAGGCTTTTTATGAACGATGTGCAAAATCGTAGAATACTGGCATTACTTGACATGCTGTATAATACTTTGGGTAATAAAACCACATGCAATGTTTGTCATAAATATTTTATCCATATCCTCACAGTTATGAACAACCTGACGATTAACTATGGTACTGAAACTTCGCCAGAGTTAGCCGGGATAAATTATGACGATGCTAATGCGTTAATTACTGAACTGATATTATTTATTGAAGATGTTGACGCTGAGAATCATGAAGCATACCAGAGACATTTGAATGAGATTATACGCATTCTGAATTTCGCTATTGCCGCTTGAATATAATCATGATTAAAGCACCTCAAGAGGCTTCTTTTGAGGTGCTTTCACTTAGTAGTCAATCCCTATCTGCGCTTTTACGCCAGCATCAAACGCATGTTTCACCGGGCGTAATTCACTGACGGTATCTGCCAGTTCAAGTATATCCCGATGACAGCCACGACCCGTAATAATCACCGTTTGTTGATGCGGACGATCATTTAAGGCTTGCATCACTTCTTCCAGTGGCAAATAGTCATACGCCACCATATACGTGAGCTCATCGAGCAAAACCATATCCAGCGAGGAATCAGCCAGCATCCGTTTGGCATGTTGCCAGACTTCACGGCAGGCGGCGGTATCAGACTCGCGATTTTGCGTATCCCAGGTAAAGCCCGTTGCCATTACCTGAAACTCAACGCCGTGTGGTTCCAGCAGTTTTCGTTCGCCATTAGGCCAGGTGCCTTTAATAAACTGAACGACGCCCACTTTTTTTCCGTGACCAACTGCGCGTGTTGCCGTACCAAATGCCGCAGTAGTTTTGCCTTTTCCATTGCCAGTAAAAACAATAATAATACCGCGTTCATCCTGGGCCTGGGCCACACGAGCATCTACTTTTTCTTTCACTCGCTGCTGACGCTGTTGGTAGCGTTCATCACTCATTGGGAAATTCCTGGTTTACGGCCCGGTTGGGCGTCAAAGGTCATGCCGGTTTTACGGCGGCTGTCATCGCCCATCAGCCAGAGGTAAAGTGGCATGATATCGGCGGGGGTTTTGAGTTTCTGCGGATCTTCGGTAGGAAAAGCACTGGCACGCATTGCAGTTCGTGTACCGCCCGGGTTAATGCAGTTGACACGCAGGCGCTGTTGATATTCATCGGCCAGTACCTGCATCATTCCTTCGGTAGCAAATTTTGAGGCAGCGTACGCGCCCCAATTAGCCCGACCCTGACGACCGACGCTTGATGAGGTAAAGACCAGCGAACCAGCGTCCGATTTGAGTAATAAAGGAAGCAGTGCCTGGGTGAGCATAAAGGTGGCATTAACGTTGACCTGCATGACATCCTGCCAGACCTGCGGATTTTGTTCGCTCATCGGGCATACTTCGCCAAGCAATCCGGCATTATGCAGAACTCCGTCCAGGCGCGGATAATTAACGGCAATGCGCTGTGCCAGTTGATGGCAATCTTCGGATGTGCAGGTCAGTAAATCGAGAATAAACCACTGTGGATGATGCCCGGTCTCTTCGAACATACGCTGGGCGACCTGACGTAATTTTTCTTCGTTCCGGCCCAGCAGAATGACCGTTGCGCCATAGCGCGCATAAGTTAAAGCGGCTTCACGACCAATGCCGTCGCTGGCGCCTGTCACCAGGATAATACGATCATTGAGTAAATCTTGTTTTGGTTGGTAATGCATGGCTACTCCCCGACGACATCAACAGTCGCGCTGCCAGTGTACTTTATGACTTTGGGGTTTTATGCCTGAAACAGGAGGGCATTTCAATCAGCCTGGGGCGATAACGCCGCAAAATGAACACTTTGTCATACTTTCGCTGCAATAACATCTCTGCGAGACGGCTTAACATGCCTGTTGTAAACTGTGAGCCAAAGCGTTGTTTAACCAAGGTGGGACTCGTGGAATTGTTGTCTGAATATGGTTTGTTTTTGGCGAAAATCGTCACCGTTGTGGTGGCGATTGCGGCTATTGCCGCCATTATTGTCAATGTTGCTCAACGTAATAAACGCCAACGTGGCGAGTTACGGGTCAACAATCTCAGCGAACAGTATAAGGAGATGAAAGAAGAACTGGCTGCGGCGCTGATGGATCCACATCAGCAAAAACAGTGGCACAAAGCGCAGAAGAAAAAGCACAAGCAAGAAGCGAAGGCAGCGAAAGCAAAAGCCAAACTGGGCGAGGTGGCAGCCGAAAGCAAGCCACGAGTCTGGGTGCTGGATTTCAAAGGCAGCATGGACGCCCATGAAGTGAACGCGCTACGTGAAGAGGTCACTGCGGTACTCGCGGCATTTAAACCGCAGGATCAGGTCGTTCTGCGTCTGGAAAGCCCCGGTGGCATGGTACATGGTTACGGTCTGGCGGCT
The DNA window shown above is from Escherichia sp. E4742 and carries:
- the rluB gene encoding 23S rRNA pseudouridine(2605) synthase RluB, with amino-acid sequence MSEKLQKVLARAGHGSRREIESIIEAGRVSVDGKIAKLGDRVEVTPGLKIRIDGHLISVRESAEQICRVLAYYKPEGELCTRNDPEGRPTVFDRLPKLRGARWIAVGRLDVNTCGLLLFTTDGELANRLMHPSREVEREYAVRVFGQVDDAKLRDLSRGVQLEDGPAAFKTIKFSGGEGINQWYNVTLTEGRNREVRRLWEAVGVQVSRLIRVRYGDIPLPKGLPRGGWTELDLAQTNYLRELVELPPETSSKVAVEKDRRRMKANQIRRAVKRHSQVSGGRRSGGRNNNG
- a CDS encoding YciK family oxidoreductase, whose amino-acid sequence is MHYQPKQDLLNDRIILVTGASDGIGREAALTYARYGATVILLGRNEEKLRQVAQRMFEETGHHPQWFILDLLTCTSEDCHQLAQRIAVNYPRLDGVLHNAGLLGEVCPMSEQNPQVWQDVMQVNVNATFMLTQALLPLLLKSDAGSLVFTSSSVGRQGRANWGAYAASKFATEGMMQVLADEYQQRLRVNCINPGGTRTAMRASAFPTEDPQKLKTPADIMPLYLWLMGDDSRRKTGMTFDAQPGRKPGISQ
- the cobO gene encoding cob(I)yrinic acid a,c-diamide adenosyltransferase, whose product is MSDERYQQRQQRVKEKVDARVAQAQDERGIIIVFTGNGKGKTTAAFGTATRAVGHGKKVGVVQFIKGTWPNGERKLLEPHGVEFQVMATGFTWDTQNRESDTAACREVWQHAKRMLADSSLDMVLLDELTYMVAYDYLPLEEVMQALNDRPHQQTVIITGRGCHRDILELADTVSELRPVKHAFDAGVKAQIGIDY